Proteins encoded by one window of Coleofasciculus chthonoplastes PCC 7420:
- a CDS encoding chlorophyll a/b-binding protein, which translates to MQEQETKFGFTSFAETWNGRLAMLGFVIGIATELLTGQGILQQLGLM; encoded by the coding sequence ATGCAAGAACAAGAAACCAAGTTTGGCTTTACCTCATTTGCCGAAACCTGGAATGGTCGCTTAGCGATGCTAGGCTTCGTTATCGGTATCGCTACCGAATTACTCACCGGGCAAGGCATTCTCCAACAACTCGGCTTAATGTAG